The Ananas comosus cultivar F153 linkage group 2, ASM154086v1, whole genome shotgun sequence genome contains a region encoding:
- the LOC109704194 gene encoding HVA22-like protein a produces MGSGSFFKVVAKNFDVLAGPVVTLAYPLYASVKAIETKSPVDDQQWLTYWVLYSFLTLFELTFAKIIEWLPFWSYAKLIFNCWLVLPYFNGAAYVYQHFVRPLLVNQQIINIWHVPRKKDDLSRPDDVLSAAERYIEENGSEAFERLISKTRNVSNSRSNRRSILVEGEAESKSKYEEETNPWGTENHLIFHDSYRY; encoded by the exons ATGGGTTCGGGATCCTTCTTCAAGGTGGTGGCTAAAAATTTCGATGTTCTTGCTGG GCCAGTGGTCACACTTGCTTATCCTCT GTATGCTTCTGTCAAGGCAATAGAGACAAAATCCCCTGTCGATGATCAGCAGTGGCTCACTTATTGGGTGTTATACTCGTTCCTTACTTTATTTGAGCTTACATTTGCGAAAATAATCGAATG GCTTCCTTTTTGGTCTTATGCAAAGCTCATATTCAACTGTTGGTTGGTCTTGCCCTACTTTAATGGCGCTGCATACGTTTATCAACATTTCGTGAGGCCGCTGCTTGTCAACCAGCAGATAATTAACATCTGGCATGTTCCTAGGAAGAAAGACGATTTGAGTAGACCTGATGATGTACTATCAGCTGCAGAGAGATATATCGAAGAGAATGGATCAGAGGCATTTGAGAGGCTCATAAGCAAG ACTAGAAACGTATCAAATTCTCGGAGCAACAGACGTTCAATTCTGGTAGAAGGTGAGGCTGAAAGCAAATCGAAGTACGAAGAAGAAACGAATCCCTGGGGTACTGAAAATCATTTGATCTTTCATGACAGTTATAGATACTGA